One part of the Methylobacterium terrae genome encodes these proteins:
- a CDS encoding sulfite exporter TauE/SafE family protein, which translates to MTDLLSGVAGPLGWAVILATFLAAGFVKGVIGLGLPTVAVGLLATVMTPAQAAALLIVPSFVTNIWQLFAGPRFGGLLRRLWPMMAAVAVGTVASAGLIAGAKGPGPASALGVALVAYAAFGLAGLALRVPARAEPWLSPVIGLLTGLVTGATGVFVLPAVPYLQALGLDRDGLIQALGLSFTVSTVALAAGLAREGALPLAAGAASLATLVPALLGMAAGQWLRGRVSAPTFRRAFLVGLLLLGAHLALRPWI; encoded by the coding sequence GTGACCGACCTTCTCTCCGGCGTCGCCGGCCCGCTCGGCTGGGCGGTGATCCTCGCCACCTTCCTCGCCGCCGGCTTCGTCAAGGGCGTGATCGGCCTCGGCCTGCCGACGGTGGCGGTCGGGCTGCTCGCCACGGTGATGACGCCCGCCCAGGCGGCGGCGCTGCTGATCGTGCCCTCCTTCGTCACCAACATCTGGCAGCTCTTCGCCGGCCCGCGCTTCGGCGGCCTGCTGCGGCGGCTGTGGCCGATGATGGCGGCGGTCGCCGTGGGCACCGTGGCGAGCGCCGGGCTGATCGCCGGGGCGAAGGGACCCGGACCCGCGAGCGCCCTCGGCGTCGCGCTGGTGGCCTACGCGGCGTTCGGGCTCGCGGGCCTCGCCTTGCGGGTGCCGGCGCGGGCCGAGCCCTGGCTGTCGCCGGTCATCGGCCTCCTCACCGGCCTCGTCACCGGGGCGACCGGGGTCTTCGTCCTGCCGGCGGTACCCTACCTCCAGGCGCTCGGCCTCGACCGGGACGGGCTGATCCAGGCCCTCGGGCTGTCCTTCACGGTCTCGACCGTGGCGCTCGCCGCCGGCCTCGCCCGGGAGGGCGCGCTGCCGCTCGCCGCCGGCGCCGCCTCCCTCGCCACCCTGGTCCCGGCGCTCCTCGGCATGGCCGCCGGGCAGTGGCTGCGCGGCCGGGTCTCCGCGCCGACCTTCCGGCGCGCCTTCCTGGTCGGCCTGCTGCTGCTGGGCGCCCACCTCGCCCTGCGGCCGTGGATCTGA
- a CDS encoding pentapeptide repeat-containing protein has protein sequence MSEAKLSQAKLSQARLREARLRQAAVMLTLAFGVPLVLAWFGLLGWGVVWLARSALSL, from the coding sequence TTGAGCGAGGCCAAGTTGAGCCAGGCCAAGTTGAGCCAGGCCAGGCTACGCGAGGCCAGATTGCGCCAGGCCGCCGTGATGCTGACCCTGGCTTTCGGCGTCCCGCTGGTGCTGGCGTGGTTCGGCCTCCTCGGCTGGGGCGTGGTCTGGCTCGCCCGGAGCGCGCTGTCGCTCTGA
- a CDS encoding 5-oxoprolinase subunit PxpA, with amino-acid sequence MLSIDLNSDLGEGFGDYRCGDDAAMLEVVTSANVACGLHAGDPEIMARAFAIARERGVAVGAHPGYPDLWGFGRRVLPFTPGEVERLVAYQIGAAAGLAAYAGHRLTYVKAHGALANLAAVEREVADAIARAVKAVDPSLSLLAIALTAQVAAGEAQGLDVHQEIFADRGYTEAGFLIPRGQPGALITDEAQAADRVLAMVQEGAIIAASGRRLPTPIRSVCVHGDSAHAVATARAVRARLEGAGVRLAPFRA; translated from the coding sequence ATGCTGTCCATCGATCTCAATTCGGACCTCGGCGAGGGCTTCGGCGACTACCGCTGCGGCGACGACGCGGCGATGCTCGAGGTGGTGACCTCGGCCAACGTCGCCTGCGGCCTGCATGCGGGCGATCCCGAGATCATGGCCCGCGCCTTCGCCATCGCCCGCGAGCGCGGCGTCGCGGTCGGGGCCCATCCGGGATACCCGGACCTGTGGGGCTTCGGCCGCCGCGTGCTGCCCTTCACCCCCGGCGAGGTCGAGCGGCTCGTCGCCTACCAGATCGGCGCGGCCGCGGGGCTCGCGGCCTATGCGGGCCACCGCCTCACCTACGTCAAGGCGCACGGCGCGCTCGCCAACCTCGCGGCGGTGGAGCGCGAGGTGGCGGACGCCATCGCCCGGGCCGTCAAGGCCGTCGACCCCTCGCTGTCGCTGCTCGCCATCGCGCTCACCGCCCAGGTCGCGGCCGGCGAGGCGCAGGGGCTCGACGTGCACCAGGAGATCTTCGCCGATCGCGGCTACACCGAGGCCGGGTTCCTGATCCCCCGCGGCCAGCCCGGCGCCCTCATCACCGACGAGGCGCAAGCCGCCGACCGCGTGCTCGCCATGGTGCAGGAAGGGGCGATCATCGCGGCGAGCGGCCGGCGCCTGCCGACGCCGATCCGCTCGGTCTGCGTCCACGGCGATTCGGCCCATGCGGTGGCCACGGCGCGCGCGGTGCGCGCCCGGCTCGAAGGCGCCGGCGTGCGCCTCGCCCCGTTCCGGGCCTGA
- a CDS encoding 5-oxoprolinase subunit B family protein: protein MESPRLLDAGEAALVAEFGTTVDPAIHDRVLALDDALRAAPPEGLTETVPTYRSLMIHYDPLVLDRDDLAERVLALAARPGAARAGAALWTLPCCYDPACAEDIGAVAQATGLTVERVAALHAGAEYRVYMYGFAPGFAYLGGLPRELAVSRRATPRPPHPENALLIGGGLAAVGTFPMPTGWYVVGRTPERLYAPHRPDPFPVAVGDTLRFEAVDAATFADLETRAAAGEFVAHRREAA from the coding sequence ATGGAAAGCCCCCGCCTCCTCGATGCCGGCGAGGCCGCCCTGGTGGCGGAGTTCGGCACCACCGTCGATCCGGCGATCCACGACCGGGTGCTGGCCCTCGACGACGCCCTGCGCGCCGCGCCGCCGGAGGGCCTCACCGAGACGGTGCCGACCTACCGCTCGCTGATGATCCACTACGATCCCCTGGTGCTCGACCGGGACGACCTCGCCGAACGGGTGCTGGCACTCGCCGCCCGGCCCGGCGCAGCGCGGGCCGGCGCCGCGCTCTGGACGCTGCCCTGCTGCTACGACCCGGCTTGCGCCGAGGATATCGGGGCGGTGGCGCAGGCGACGGGATTGACGGTCGAGCGCGTCGCCGCCCTCCATGCGGGGGCCGAGTACCGGGTCTACATGTACGGCTTCGCCCCGGGCTTCGCCTATCTGGGCGGGCTGCCCCGGGAACTGGCGGTCTCGCGCCGCGCCACCCCGCGCCCGCCCCACCCGGAGAACGCCCTCCTGATCGGCGGCGGGCTGGCGGCGGTCGGCACCTTCCCGATGCCGACCGGCTGGTACGTGGTCGGGCGCACGCCCGAGCGGCTCTACGCGCCGCACCGGCCCGATCCGTTCCCGGTCGCCGTCGGCGACACCCTGCGCTTCGAGGCGGTCGACGCCGCCACCTTCGCGGACCTCGAGACCCGCGCCGCCGCCGGCGAGTTCGTCGCCCATCGCCGCGAGGCCGCATGA
- a CDS encoding biotin-dependent carboxyltransferase family protein has translation MTPKLSMTPKVSILSAGPGVTLQDAGRHGYLRYGITAAGPMDPLAHATANRALGNPLGATALEVSLGGVEVTAEGGPVGIALAGGEFRISLDGTPMPPACALTLQPGSHLVVRAGRAGAWTYLAVAGRLDLAPTLGSTATHTRSGFGGLDGRALRAGDRLGIAEGRPGPADPHALVAPWLARPAEEIRVVMGPQDDVFAEDQVAAFLAGPWTVTTKGDRMACFLDGTPLTHAKGYNIVSDGIAMGAIQVPGEGWPIVLMADRQSTGGYPKIATVIGPDLGRLAQAQGGTRLRFRAVDRAEAVAARRSEAQALAGPVAMEPLIRTDFSAEFLLGRNLIGGVVDGAGAHAP, from the coding sequence ATGACCCCGAAGCTCAGCATGACGCCCAAAGTCAGCATCCTCTCGGCCGGTCCCGGCGTGACGCTCCAGGATGCCGGCCGCCACGGCTACCTGCGCTACGGCATCACCGCCGCCGGGCCGATGGACCCGCTCGCCCACGCCACTGCCAACCGGGCGCTCGGCAACCCGCTCGGCGCCACGGCGCTCGAAGTGTCGCTCGGCGGGGTCGAGGTGACGGCCGAGGGCGGCCCCGTCGGGATCGCCCTCGCCGGCGGCGAGTTCCGGATCAGCCTCGACGGTACGCCGATGCCGCCGGCCTGCGCGCTGACGCTCCAACCCGGCAGCCACCTCGTCGTCCGGGCGGGGCGGGCCGGGGCCTGGACGTACCTCGCGGTGGCGGGCCGCCTCGACCTCGCCCCCACCCTCGGCTCGACCGCGACCCACACCCGCTCAGGCTTCGGCGGCCTCGACGGGCGGGCCCTGCGGGCCGGCGACCGGCTGGGGATCGCGGAAGGCCGCCCCGGCCCGGCCGATCCCCACGCCCTCGTGGCGCCCTGGCTCGCGCGTCCGGCCGAGGAGATCCGGGTCGTGATGGGCCCGCAGGACGACGTCTTCGCCGAGGACCAGGTCGCCGCCTTCCTCGCCGGTCCCTGGACGGTGACCACCAAGGGCGACCGCATGGCCTGCTTCCTCGACGGCACGCCGCTCACCCACGCCAAGGGCTACAACATCGTCTCGGACGGCATCGCCATGGGGGCGATCCAGGTGCCGGGGGAGGGCTGGCCGATCGTCCTGATGGCCGACCGGCAATCCACCGGCGGCTACCCGAAGATCGCGACGGTGATAGGCCCCGATCTCGGGCGGCTCGCCCAGGCGCAGGGCGGCACCCGCCTGCGCTTCCGGGCGGTCGACCGCGCCGAGGCGGTGGCGGCCCGGCGGAGCGAGGCGCAGGCGCTCGCCGGCCCGGTGGCGATGGAGCCCCTGATCCGCACCGATTTCAGCGCCGAGTTCCTGCTCGGGCGCAACCTGATCGGCGGCGTGGTGGACGGGGCGGGGGCTCACGCGCCGTAG
- a CDS encoding GNAT family N-acetyltransferase, protein MAVIAQFGSLPGGGPIPSDDGLDASIAAPGAVALRVLRGGRPVGGAVVRIDAATQRSALDLFFVSPAEHGRGLGHAAWRAIERMYPETRIWETHTPYFEKRNIHFYVNKCGFKIVEFFGPQHPDPHGPGPDDLPGGNEGFRFEKVM, encoded by the coding sequence GTGGCCGTCATCGCGCAGTTCGGATCCCTGCCGGGCGGCGGCCCGATCCCGTCCGACGACGGCCTCGACGCCTCGATCGCCGCACCGGGCGCCGTCGCGCTGCGCGTCCTCCGCGGCGGCCGGCCGGTCGGCGGCGCCGTCGTGCGGATCGACGCCGCCACGCAGCGCAGCGCGCTCGATCTCTTCTTCGTCTCGCCCGCGGAGCACGGTCGTGGACTGGGGCACGCGGCCTGGCGCGCGATCGAGCGGATGTACCCGGAGACGCGCATCTGGGAGACGCACACGCCGTACTTCGAGAAGCGCAACATCCATTTCTACGTGAACAAGTGCGGCTTCAAGATCGTCGAGTTCTTCGGCCCGCAGCATCCGGACCCGCACGGGCCCGGTCCGGACGACCTGCCCGGGGGGAACGAGGGGTTCCGGTTCGAGAAGGTCATGTAG
- a CDS encoding PAS domain-containing protein, whose protein sequence is MSDRREENRIAAELTRTGTSSDPFAAAVRATRMPMLVTDPHRDDNPIVFVNDAFSRLTGYARDEILGRNCRFLQGPETSRDDVAKIRDAIERRVSVEIDLRNYKKDGEPFWNRLLVSPVFDDDGQLTYFFASQFDVTLERERLVRIQRDRDALEREIERRSHALRRSEERLHFILKASRLGSWTLDLDDKRLVASDSCKRTLGRDPGEPFSYDDLVAAILPEDRDRVQAAIAASVASRSDYDIEYRIRTPAGEVRWVQFRGQPFYDADGAPLSMAGVTLDVTERKRGDEHRALLAEELNHRVKNSLATVQSIANQTLAHATSLAEARTAFNARLQSLASAHDVLTRESWEGATLAEIVEESLRPFRTATGARFKTGGPPVRLPPRLALAFVMALHELATNAVKYGALSNAQGRVILNWDVVDGASPGRLWLRWEEIGGPPVAEPTRRGFGSRMIERVLAAELGGTAEVEYRPRGVVATVEAPLPEVAGRAEGTPAA, encoded by the coding sequence GTGAGCGACCGCCGCGAGGAGAACCGCATCGCCGCCGAGCTGACCCGGACCGGGACCAGCTCGGACCCGTTCGCGGCGGCCGTGCGGGCGACGCGGATGCCGATGCTCGTCACCGACCCGCACCGGGACGACAACCCGATCGTCTTCGTCAACGACGCCTTCTCGCGGCTCACCGGCTACGCCCGGGACGAGATCCTGGGCCGGAACTGCCGCTTCCTGCAGGGGCCCGAGACGAGCCGCGACGACGTCGCGAAGATCCGCGACGCGATCGAGCGCCGGGTCTCGGTCGAGATCGACCTGCGCAACTACAAGAAGGACGGCGAGCCGTTCTGGAACCGCCTGCTCGTCTCGCCGGTCTTCGACGACGACGGGCAGCTGACCTACTTCTTCGCCTCGCAGTTCGACGTGACGCTGGAGCGCGAGCGGCTGGTGCGGATCCAGCGCGACCGCGACGCGCTGGAGCGCGAGATCGAGCGGCGCTCGCACGCCCTGCGCCGCAGCGAGGAGCGCCTGCACTTCATCCTCAAGGCGTCGCGCCTCGGCTCCTGGACCCTCGACCTCGACGACAAGCGGCTGGTCGCCTCCGACAGCTGCAAGCGCACCCTCGGACGGGATCCCGGCGAGCCGTTCTCCTACGACGACCTCGTCGCCGCGATTCTGCCGGAGGACCGCGACCGGGTGCAGGCCGCGATCGCGGCCTCGGTCGCGAGCCGGAGCGACTACGACATCGAGTACCGCATCCGCACGCCCGCGGGCGAGGTGCGGTGGGTGCAGTTCCGCGGCCAGCCGTTCTACGACGCCGACGGGGCGCCGCTGAGCATGGCCGGCGTGACCCTCGACGTGACCGAGCGCAAGCGCGGCGACGAGCACCGGGCGCTGCTCGCCGAGGAGCTGAACCACCGTGTGAAGAATTCGCTGGCGACCGTCCAGTCGATCGCCAACCAGACCCTGGCCCACGCGACCTCGCTGGCGGAGGCGCGCACCGCCTTCAACGCGCGCCTGCAATCGCTCGCCTCCGCCCACGACGTCCTCACCCGCGAGAGCTGGGAGGGTGCGACGCTCGCGGAGATCGTCGAGGAATCCCTGCGCCCGTTCCGCACCGCCACGGGTGCGCGGTTCAAGACCGGGGGGCCTCCGGTCCGCCTGCCGCCGCGGCTGGCGCTGGCCTTCGTGATGGCTCTGCACGAGCTGGCGACGAACGCCGTCAAGTACGGCGCGCTCTCGAACGCGCAAGGGCGGGTGATCCTCAACTGGGACGTGGTCGACGGCGCGAGCCCCGGCCGCCTGTGGCTGCGCTGGGAGGAGATCGGCGGCCCGCCGGTGGCGGAGCCGACCCGCCGCGGCTTCGGCTCGCGGATGATCGAGCGGGTGCTGGCGGCCGAGCTCGGCGGCACCGCGGAGGTCGAGTACCGGCCGCGTGGCGTGGTGGCGACCGTGGAGGCGCCCCTGCCGGAGGTGGCGGGGCGCGCGGAAGGCACCCCGGCGGCGTGA
- a CDS encoding DUF3088 domain-containing protein, which translates to MRDHLYLLAPDFADPAFPGRRFYCWHCALLEGVLAGFPSLAARLEVSRLPWPRPRQALVERVGEAHQSLPLLVLAPDAPDSLATGRHGAVRFIDGKDAILRVLHLRHGFPEAHP; encoded by the coding sequence GTGCGCGACCACCTCTACCTGCTGGCGCCGGATTTCGCCGATCCGGCCTTTCCGGGCCGGCGCTTCTACTGCTGGCACTGCGCCCTGCTGGAAGGCGTGCTCGCAGGCTTCCCGAGCCTCGCCGCGCGCCTCGAGGTGAGCCGCCTGCCCTGGCCGCGCCCGCGGCAGGCCCTCGTCGAGCGCGTCGGCGAGGCCCACCAGTCGCTGCCGCTCCTGGTGCTCGCCCCGGACGCGCCGGATTCCCTCGCCACCGGCCGCCACGGCGCGGTGCGCTTCATCGACGGCAAGGACGCGATCCTGCGGGTCCTGCACCTCCGCCACGGATTTCCGGAGGCGCACCCCTAG
- a CDS encoding cytochrome b, with the protein MLDLSTRAPATIARVEQPRYNPVAQALHWITAILVLAVLPLAWIAVSLPASPAKGFYFQLHKSVGITILAIVALRILWRAWHPAPPEVYVPRGLAVLGRINHWLLYLVFLLMPISGFVMSAAAGNTTQYFFLFPIPPFMEKNKAVQDLADQIHLAGQYAVYALVALHVAATAWHLIARRDALLDRMLPRQDV; encoded by the coding sequence ATGCTCGACCTGTCCACCCGCGCCCCGGCGACGATCGCCCGCGTCGAGCAGCCCCGCTACAATCCGGTCGCGCAGGCCCTGCACTGGATCACCGCGATCCTCGTGCTGGCGGTTCTGCCGCTGGCCTGGATCGCCGTCAGCCTGCCGGCGAGCCCGGCCAAGGGCTTCTACTTCCAGCTGCACAAGTCGGTCGGCATCACGATCCTCGCCATCGTCGCCCTCCGCATCCTGTGGCGGGCCTGGCACCCGGCCCCGCCGGAGGTCTACGTGCCCCGCGGCCTCGCCGTGCTCGGCCGCATCAACCACTGGCTGCTCTACCTCGTCTTCCTGCTGATGCCGATCAGCGGCTTCGTGATGTCGGCCGCCGCCGGCAATACCACGCAGTACTTCTTCCTGTTCCCGATCCCGCCTTTCATGGAGAAGAACAAGGCGGTGCAGGACCTCGCCGACCAGATCCACCTCGCCGGGCAATACGCGGTCTACGCCCTGGTGGCGCTCCACGTCGCCGCCACCGCCTGGCACCTGATCGCGCGCCGCGACGCCCTCCTCGACCGGATGCTGCCGCGCCAGGACGTCTGA
- a CDS encoding TetR/AcrR family transcriptional regulator, with protein sequence MVRNPKTSDEKTSGEHAGAGDAPGAARLPPREAIVEALMRLSAEQPWNDIEIADIAQEAGVSLAEFRDAYPSKGAVLGGFARMIDKQVLEGASDDLDEEPTRERLFDVLMRRLDAMDPYKPALRRIAFALRGDPLSLAALNQVALNSQRFMLASAGISTEGPLGRVKLQGVVIAFARVMEVWLEDDDPALARTMAALDREIRNGERFMERAEDVRRLTAPFRALAQSLTERGRRRRRRDDAREDTRNEDDGNPLGGDPAAAI encoded by the coding sequence ATGGTCCGCAATCCCAAGACGTCCGACGAGAAGACGTCCGGCGAGCACGCTGGCGCCGGCGATGCGCCCGGGGCCGCCCGCCTGCCGCCGCGGGAGGCGATCGTCGAGGCGCTGATGCGTCTGTCCGCCGAGCAGCCCTGGAACGACATCGAGATCGCCGACATCGCCCAGGAGGCCGGCGTGAGCCTGGCCGAGTTCCGCGACGCCTACCCGTCGAAGGGCGCGGTGCTCGGCGGCTTCGCCCGCATGATCGACAAGCAGGTGCTCGAGGGCGCCAGCGACGACCTCGACGAGGAGCCGACCCGCGAGCGGCTGTTCGACGTGCTGATGCGCCGCCTCGACGCGATGGACCCCTACAAGCCGGCCCTGCGCCGCATCGCCTTCGCGCTGCGCGGCGATCCCCTGTCGCTCGCCGCCCTCAACCAGGTCGCGCTCAACTCGCAGCGCTTCATGCTGGCCTCGGCCGGCATCAGCACCGAGGGGCCGCTCGGCCGCGTCAAGCTCCAAGGCGTGGTGATCGCCTTCGCGCGGGTGATGGAGGTGTGGCTCGAGGACGACGACCCGGCGCTCGCCCGCACGATGGCCGCGCTCGACCGCGAGATCCGCAATGGCGAGCGCTTCATGGAGCGCGCCGAGGACGTGCGCCGCCTGACCGCACCGTTCCGGGCGCTCGCCCAGTCGCTGACCGAGCGCGGCCGCCGCCGTCGCCGGCGCGACGACGCCCGCGAGGACACGCGCAACGAGGACGACGGCAATCCGCTCGGGGGCGACCCGGCGGCGGCGATCTGA
- the proC gene encoding pyrroline-5-carboxylate reductase, translating into MGGAMLEGWLADGLPGARVAVIDPNPSAAMVELCRAHGVSLNPAAPAEPEALVLAIKPQGLEAAAEGLAPLAGPGTVVVSVLAGKTVANLKDRLPRARAVVRAMPNLPASIRRGATGAAASPETSEEQRRTAHALLASNGHVEWLESEDLIDAVTAVSGSGPAYVFLLAETLAAAGVAAGLPPDVAARLARQTVAGAGELLGQSPEEPGSLRQNVTSPGGTTAAALGVLMAEDGLGPLMRDAVAAAKRRAGELAG; encoded by the coding sequence ATGGGCGGGGCGATGCTCGAGGGCTGGCTCGCCGACGGGCTGCCGGGCGCTCGCGTCGCCGTGATCGATCCCAACCCCTCCGCCGCCATGGTGGAGCTGTGCCGGGCGCACGGCGTCAGCCTCAATCCGGCGGCGCCCGCCGAGCCCGAGGCCCTGGTGCTGGCGATCAAGCCGCAGGGGCTGGAGGCGGCGGCCGAAGGCCTGGCGCCGCTCGCCGGGCCCGGCACCGTCGTGGTCTCGGTGCTGGCCGGCAAGACCGTCGCCAACCTGAAGGACCGCCTGCCGCGGGCCCGCGCGGTGGTGCGGGCGATGCCGAACCTGCCCGCGAGCATCCGCCGCGGCGCCACCGGCGCCGCCGCCTCGCCGGAGACGAGCGAGGAGCAGCGCCGCACGGCGCACGCCCTGCTCGCCAGCAACGGCCACGTCGAGTGGCTCGAGAGCGAGGACCTGATCGACGCCGTGACGGCGGTCTCGGGATCCGGCCCGGCCTACGTCTTCCTGCTCGCCGAGACCCTGGCCGCGGCGGGCGTCGCCGCCGGGCTCCCCCCCGACGTCGCCGCGCGCCTCGCGCGCCAGACGGTGGCGGGGGCGGGCGAGCTGCTCGGGCAGAGCCCCGAGGAGCCGGGAAGCCTGCGCCAGAACGTCACCTCGCCGGGCGGCACCACCGCCGCGGCCCTCGGGGTGCTGATGGCCGAGGACGGCTTGGGGCCCCTGATGCGGGACGCCGTGGCGGCGGCCAAGCGCCGGGCCGGGGAACTGGCGGGCTGA
- a CDS encoding YbjN domain-containing protein — MTQLNIDDLTRAEHPLDVVERLASLRDWIFDRAETDEMSVAVAGRWAEYHVAFTWIEDVEALHVASAFDLKVPDRRRNEVLRLVSLVNEQLWVGHFDLWNSEHVVMFRHALLLTGGAEPTHGQCETMLKTAVEACERYFQAFQFVIWAGKTAREALDAVLFETEGEA, encoded by the coding sequence ATGACCCAGCTCAACATCGACGACCTGACCCGCGCCGAGCACCCGCTCGATGTCGTCGAGCGCCTCGCCTCCCTCCGGGACTGGATCTTCGATCGCGCCGAGACCGACGAGATGTCGGTGGCGGTCGCCGGCCGCTGGGCCGAGTACCACGTCGCCTTCACGTGGATCGAGGACGTGGAGGCGCTGCACGTCGCCTCCGCCTTCGACCTGAAGGTGCCGGACCGTCGGCGCAACGAGGTGCTGCGGCTCGTGTCCCTCGTCAACGAGCAGCTCTGGGTCGGCCATTTCGACCTCTGGAACAGCGAGCACGTCGTGATGTTCCGCCACGCGCTGCTGCTCACCGGCGGCGCCGAGCCGACGCACGGCCAGTGCGAGACGATGCTGAAGACCGCGGTCGAGGCCTGCGAGCGCTACTTCCAGGCGTTCCAGTTCGTGATCTGGGCCGGCAAGACCGCCCGCGAGGCGCTCGACGCCGTGCTGTTCGAGACCGAGGGCGAGGCGTGA
- a CDS encoding accessory factor UbiK family protein, which produces MQQNRLFDDFARLMTDAAGAAQGVRREAETMVKAQIERMLRDMDVATREEVEVLRDLVASLRAQNDALTARVAALEAAPAPEAKPAKAKGSTTGGAATGGTATA; this is translated from the coding sequence ATGCAGCAGAACCGCCTGTTCGACGACTTCGCCCGCCTGATGACCGACGCCGCCGGCGCGGCCCAGGGCGTGCGCCGCGAGGCCGAGACCATGGTCAAGGCCCAGATCGAGCGCATGCTGCGGGACATGGACGTGGCCACCCGCGAGGAGGTGGAGGTGCTGCGCGACCTCGTCGCCTCCCTGCGCGCCCAGAACGACGCGCTGACCGCCCGCGTCGCGGCGCTGGAGGCGGCACCCGCTCCCGAGGCGAAGCCCGCCAAGGCCAAGGGCTCCACGACGGGCGGCGCTGCGACGGGCGGCACCGCGACGGCCTGA
- a CDS encoding response regulator translates to MHFGGFKQNPVCGIRRTVSTTPHILIVEDDREISTLVARYLRGNDCRVSIAGDGREMDRLLADSRVDLIVLDLMLPGEDGLSICRRLRAASGMPILMLTAKSEEIDRIVGLEIGADDYLAKPFNPRELLARIRAILRRGSAAQGRDDEGVRRHAFAGFVLDAGLRQLVNPEGAQVALTGAEFDLLHAMCLRPGRVLSRDQLLDLTQGRAPGPFERSIDVLVSRIRQKIERDPRNPEMIKTIRSGGYLFTPEVVST, encoded by the coding sequence ATGCACTTTGGTGGCTTCAAGCAAAACCCCGTCTGCGGCATAAGGCGAACCGTGAGCACGACACCGCACATCCTGATCGTCGAGGACGATCGCGAGATCAGCACGCTGGTCGCCCGCTACCTCCGCGGCAACGATTGCCGGGTCTCGATCGCCGGCGACGGCCGCGAGATGGACCGGCTCCTGGCCGATTCCCGGGTCGACCTGATCGTCCTCGACCTGATGCTTCCGGGCGAGGACGGGCTGTCGATCTGCCGGCGCCTGCGCGCCGCCTCCGGCATGCCGATCCTGATGCTCACGGCCAAGAGCGAGGAGATCGACCGGATCGTCGGGCTCGAGATCGGGGCCGACGACTACCTGGCGAAGCCCTTCAACCCGCGCGAGCTCCTCGCCCGCATCCGGGCGATCCTGCGCCGCGGCTCCGCCGCGCAGGGGCGCGACGACGAGGGCGTGCGCCGCCACGCCTTCGCGGGCTTCGTGCTGGATGCGGGCCTGCGCCAGCTCGTCAACCCGGAGGGCGCGCAGGTGGCGCTCACCGGCGCCGAGTTCGACCTCCTGCACGCGATGTGCCTGCGCCCGGGCCGGGTGCTCTCCCGCGACCAGCTCCTCGACCTGACGCAGGGCCGCGCCCCCGGGCCGTTCGAGCGCAGCATCGACGTGCTGGTGAGCCGCATCCGCCAGAAGATCGAGCGCGACCCGCGCAACCCCGAGATGATCAAGACCATCCGCTCCGGCGGCTACCTGTTCACCCCGGAGGTGGTCTCGACATGA